A window of Nicotiana tabacum cultivar K326 chromosome 24, ASM71507v2, whole genome shotgun sequence contains these coding sequences:
- the LOC107787771 gene encoding ubiquinone biosynthesis protein COQ4 homolog, mitochondrial isoform X3, with the protein MIERSGIIRLKGWQQAAVAVGSAVGALLDPRRADLIAALGETTGKPAFDRVLERMKKSPEGREILLEQPRVISTNVGHAWDLPDNTFGAAYAKFMGSRNFSPDDRPPVRFMETEELAYVAMRAREVHDFWHTLFGLPTNLIGETALKVIEFEQMLLPMCLMSVLGGTARFSDKQRSLFYQHYFPWALKAGARSTDLMCVYYEKHFHEDLEDVRRKWGIIPAPSPPRPNATITVPL; encoded by the exons ATGATAGAAAGGAGTGGTATCATTCGGTTGAAAGGGTGGCAGCAGGCTGCAGTTGCAGTTGGTTCTGCAGTTGGGGCATTGCTAGATCCTCGAAGAGCAGATCTTATCGCTGCTTTGGGTGAGACAACAGGGAAACCAGCTTTTGATAGGGTTCTTGAAAGGATGAAGAAGAGCCCTGAAGGCAGA GAAATACTGTTGGAGCAACCTCGTGTGATCTCCACAAATGTGGGGCATGCATGGGACCTACCAGATAACACTTTTGGTGCTGCATACGCAAAGTTTATGGGATCTAGGAACTTTTCACCTGATGATCGTCCACCAGTGCGATTCATGGAAACTGAAGAGCTGGCATATGTAGCTATGCGTGCTCGCGAGGTGCACGACTTCTGGCACACCCTTTTTGGCCTTCCAACAAACCTGATCGGAGAAACAGCACTAAAGGTGATCGAGTTTGAACAGATGTTACTCCCCATGTGTTTGATGTCTGTGCTAGGGGGTACAGCTAGGTTTAGTGACAAGCAAAGGAGCTTGTTCTACCAGCATTACTTTCCATGGGCTCTAAAAGCTGGAGCTCGTTCCACAGATCTCATGTGTGTGTACTATGAAAAACATTTTCATGAGGATTTGGAAGATGTTCGCCGTAAATGGGGGATAATTCCAGCTCCCTCTCCTCCAAGACCAAATGCAACAATTACTGTACCTCTTTGA
- the LOC107787771 gene encoding ubiquinone biosynthesis protein COQ4 homolog, mitochondrial isoform X2 — MVLIPLLTTRPYSRVCFRVQLFVFQNWVVAMIERSGIIRLKGWQQAAVAVGSAVGALLDPRRADLIAALGETTGKPAFDRVLERMKKSPEGREILLEQPRVISTNVGHAWDLPDNTFGAAYAKFMGSRNFSPDDRPPVRFMETEELAYVAMRAREVHDFWHTLFGLPTNLIGETALKVIEFEQMLLPMCLMSVLGGTARFSDKQRSLFYQHYFPWALKAGARSTDLMCVYYEKHFHEDLEDVRRKWGIIPAPSPPRPNATITVPL, encoded by the exons ATGGTTCTCATTCCACTTTTGACCACTAGGCCATATTCTAGGGTGTGTTTCAGAGTTCAGTTGTTTGTTTTTCAGAATTGGGTTGTTGCAATGATAGAAAGGAGTGGTATCATTCGGTTGAAAGGGTGGCAGCAGGCTGCAGTTGCAGTTGGTTCTGCAGTTGGGGCATTGCTAGATCCTCGAAGAGCAGATCTTATCGCTGCTTTGGGTGAGACAACAGGGAAACCAGCTTTTGATAGGGTTCTTGAAAGGATGAAGAAGAGCCCTGAAGGCAGA GAAATACTGTTGGAGCAACCTCGTGTGATCTCCACAAATGTGGGGCATGCATGGGACCTACCAGATAACACTTTTGGTGCTGCATACGCAAAGTTTATGGGATCTAGGAACTTTTCACCTGATGATCGTCCACCAGTGCGATTCATGGAAACTGAAGAGCTGGCATATGTAGCTATGCGTGCTCGCGAGGTGCACGACTTCTGGCACACCCTTTTTGGCCTTCCAACAAACCTGATCGGAGAAACAGCACTAAAGGTGATCGAGTTTGAACAGATGTTACTCCCCATGTGTTTGATGTCTGTGCTAGGGGGTACAGCTAGGTTTAGTGACAAGCAAAGGAGCTTGTTCTACCAGCATTACTTTCCATGGGCTCTAAAAGCTGGAGCTCGTTCCACAGATCTCATGTGTGTGTACTATGAAAAACATTTTCATGAGGATTTGGAAGATGTTCGCCGTAAATGGGGGATAATTCCAGCTCCCTCTCCTCCAAGACCAAATGCAACAATTACTGTACCTCTTTGA
- the LOC142178037 gene encoding uncharacterized protein LOC142178037, producing MKLVGFAKRQLQDMRDSRWNSLIRDVSLFYVKHGIVIPEMDMNYVRGNSKRKKSSVTYSYHLRVEVFYAIIDLQLSELNNRFNEVNTDLLFGMASLSSDNSFANYDKDKIMKLATHYPNEFTDSMLEDLSFKLDIYIDCARGGQ from the coding sequence ATGAAGCTTGTTGGTTTCGCAAAGAGACAATTGCAAGATATGAGAGATTCTAGATGGAATTCTTTGATAAGAGACGTCTCTTTATTTTATGTCAAACATGGTATTGTGATCCCCGAAATGGATATGAATTATGTTCGTGGAAATTCAAAGCGTAAGAAATCAAGTGTTACATATTCTTATCATTTGCGTGTAGAGGTTTTCTATGCTATTATTGATTTGCAACTTTCGGAGCTTAACAATCGTTTCAATGAAGTGAATACTGATCTACTTTTTGGTATGGCTAGTTTGAGTTCAGATAATTCTTTTGCAAATTATGATAAAGACAAGATTATGAAACTTGCTACACACTACCCGAATGAGTTCACTGATTCTATGCTTGAGGATCTTAGTTTTAAGCTTGACATCTATATTGACTGTGCGAGAGGCGGGCAATGA
- the LOC107787771 gene encoding uncharacterized protein LOC107787771 isoform X1 produces MKPPTYHEIRGPYLNKEVEETNKIVEEHKVAWNKYGCSIMMDKWTARTGKMIINVLVNSPKGSLFLESIDASDSSIDHIKMFTLFQNTIEKIGPSKVVQVVTDNASENVKACGTVEGAYKNVYWTPRAAHCINLIFADIFKEKPFSTVFDQGVRVHSYISQQPLLLNMMRRFTRQKNLVKPGKTRFATAFLTLHSIHLQKANLRKLFTSEEWSKSKFAKEHAGKDVARIILSYSFWNNVLYALKIGGLLVKVLRLVDGEQKPPMGYLHEAMNRAKEAIQASFTDEQKYAKVFQIIDARWSEQLHRPLHAAGLILNLSLFYDQHENISLAREMWTGFHEVVIKLTPDEDLQENIVDQLAIYKAVEGLFKLRLGIKQRKTKSLDSYKEEESTNLEAPP; encoded by the exons ATGAAGCCTCCCACTTATCATGAAATCAGAGGTCCTTATCTAAATAAGGAAGTGGAGGAGACTAATAAAATTGTGGAGGAACATAAAGTTGCGTGGAACAAGTATGGCTGCTCCATTATGATGGATAAGTGGACGGCAAGAACTGGGAAAATGATTATTAATGTGTTGGTGAATTCTCCCAAGGGAAGTTTGTTTCTTGAGTCCATTGATGCTAGCGACTCATCCATTGACCACATCAAAATGTTTACCTTGTTTCAGAACACCATTGAAAAGATTGGCCCAAGCAAAGTTGTTCAAGTGGTCACTGATAATGCGAGTGAAAATGTGAAAGCATGTGGCACGGTGGAAGGAGCGTACAAGAATGTCTATTGGACTCCACGTGCGGCTCATTGTATTAACTTAATATTCGCGgacattttcaaggaaaaaccctTCTCTACAGTTTTTGACCAGGGCGTTAGGGTACATTCTTATATTTCTCAGCAGCCCTTGTTATTGAATATGATGAGAAGATTCACCAGAcaaaaaaatttggtgaaaccgGGCAAGACAAGGTTCGCCACTGCTTTCTTGACTTTGCATAGTATCCACTTGCAAAAAGCCAATTTGAGAAAGTTGTTTACTTCAGAGGAATGGAGCAAGAGTAAATTTGCAAAGGAACATGCGGGGAAAGATGTTGCACGCAttattctttcttattctttttggAATAATGTCCTTTATGCTCTTAAAATTGGTGGCCTTTTGGTTAAAGTACTCCGTTTGGTGGATGGGGAGCAAAAACCACCAATGGGCTACCTCCATGAAGCTATGAATAGGGCCAAGGAGGCTATTCAAGCATCATTCACTGATGAGCAGAAATATGCAAAGGTCTTTCAGATCATTGATGCAAGATGGAGTGAGCAACTTCATAGACCTTTGCATGCAGCTGGACTTATCCTGAACCTGTCACTCTTTTATGATCAGCATGAGAATATTTCATTGGCTAGAGAAATGTGGACAGGATTCCATGAGGTTGTTATCAAGTTGACCCCAGATGAAGACTTGCAAGAAAATATAGTAGATCAGCTTGCTATTTACAAGGCAGTTGAAGGACTTTTTAAGCTCCGACTTGGTATTAAACAAAGAAAGACGAAGTCGCTAG ATTCATATAAAGAAGAGGAATCGACTAACCTTGAAGCGCCTCCATAA
- the LOC107787771 gene encoding uncharacterized protein LOC107787771 isoform X4, producing the protein MIERSGIIRLKGWQQAAVAVGSAVGALLDPRRADLIAALGETTGKPAFDRVLERMKKSPEGRIHIKKRNRLTLKRLHNLVFIKYNRALRRRYNHRNLIDPILLDNIDEANEWLTGVPENCEDEEVFEGDSNFTWGDVAVASGVGENPYGLRGNTSSSSSIRKGKSVATTSRSLSLIDEDESDHEEEEEGEEEDDEQYEDNRGIQDFDNLEEEQEEQKNKMLILVN; encoded by the exons ATGATAGAAAGGAGTGGTATCATTCGGTTGAAAGGGTGGCAGCAGGCTGCAGTTGCAGTTGGTTCTGCAGTTGGGGCATTGCTAGATCCTCGAAGAGCAGATCTTATCGCTGCTTTGGGTGAGACAACAGGGAAACCAGCTTTTGATAGGGTTCTTGAAAGGATGAAGAAGAGCCCTGAAGGCAGA ATTCATATAAAGAAGAGGAATCGACTAACCTTGAAGCGCCTCCATAATCTAGTGTTCATAAAATACAATAGAGCATTGAGGCGTCGCTACAACCACCGCAATCTAATTGATCCAATTCTTTTGGACAATATTGATGAGGCTAATGAGTGGCTAACCGGAGTCCCCGAAAATTGTGAAGATGAAGAAGTATTTGAAGGCGACTCTAATTTCACTTGGGGTGATGTTGCGGTTGCTAGTGGAGTTGGGGAGAATCCTTATGGTTTAAGGGGGAATACTTCAAGTTCAAGCTCGATTAGGAAGGGAAAAAGTGTGGCTACTACAAGTCGATCCCTATCCCTAATTGATGAAGATGAAAGTGATCATGAAGAGGAAGAggagggggaagaagaagatgacgagCAATATGAAGATAATAGAGGAATTCAAGATTTTGAcaatcttgaagaagaacaagaagagcaGAAGAATAAGATGTTGATTCTAGTAAATTAG
- the LOC107787772 gene encoding protein SPIRAL1-like 1, protein MGRGVSYGGGQSSLGYLFGSGEAPKSTTESAQAVQSEGQAINKEPASKPAVSAPVDAAKQIPAGIQSTHSFNHFRRDGQNTGNFITDRPSTKVHAAPGGGSSLGYLFGDGSS, encoded by the exons ATGGGTCGTGGAGTCAGCTATGGAGGAGGGCAAAGTTCACTGGGGTACTTATTTGGGAGCGGTGAAGCGCCAAAATCAACCACGGAAAGTGCCCAAGCTGTTCAAAGTGAAGGACAGGCAATAAATAAAGAGCCAGCTTCAAAGCCTGCTGTTTCTGCTCCAGTTGATGCTGCTAAGCAGATTCCTGCTGGTATTCAGAGCACCCACTCATTTAACCATTTCAGGAGAGATGGTCAAAACACAGGCAACTTTATCACG GACCGACCATCTACCAAAGTCCATGCTGCTCCTGGAGGTGGATCTTCTTTGGGATATCTCTTTGGCGATGGCAGCAGCTAA